The following are encoded in a window of Vigna unguiculata cultivar IT97K-499-35 chromosome 8, ASM411807v1, whole genome shotgun sequence genomic DNA:
- the LOC114194945 gene encoding uncharacterized protein LOC114194945, whose product MQWNNEGQPIGDSGALLNMFLGSISRNFNAFPISYSSWRKIPKDYKEDILKNTIQVKFDVHSDVHVNHVLKSLNTKWRDYRQELWQQRNDGTRTREELIAMAPKGIDRDQSASFDHALKNIENRAKQTIAHTGGSKSIARKKNDEMEKECGHKVSRGEVWIATHKCVNETFVSDEAREINEKIQAYESKLSSSQSKDISINDSLAHAFGSQEHYGRVRGLGLGPCPSKVFGFNAHSCNGTSSSFPSYTQLQNQVSNQGSVPNEETNDSDQDQDQD is encoded by the exons ATGCAATGGAATAATGAGGGCCAACCAATTGGAGATAGTGGAGCAttattgaatatgtttttagGTAGTATTTCAAGAAACTTCAATGCTTTTCCTATTAGCTATTCTAGTTGGAGGAAGATTCCTAAAGATTATAAAGAAGATATACTTAAAAACACTATTCAG GTTAAGTTTGATGTTCATTCTGATGTTCATGTAAACCATGTTCTCAAATCACTTAACACAAAGTGGAGAGACTATCGCCAAGAATTGTGGCAACAAAGGAATGATGGTACACGTACTAGAGAAGAATTGATCGCAATGGCTCCAAAAGGAATAGATAGAGATCAATCGGCTTCTTTT GACCATGCCCTAAAAAATATAGAGAATAGGGCAAAGCAAACCATTGCTCATACAGGTGGATCTAAGAGcattgcaagaaaaaaaaatgatgaaatg gaaaaagaGTGTGGCCATAAGGTCAGTAGAGGAGAAGTATGGATAGCCACACACAAATGTGTTAATGAAACATTTGTTAGTGATGAAGCAAGGGAAATCAAT GAAAAGATTCAAGCGTATGAATCAAAATTATCATCATCCCAATCAAAAGATATATCAATTAATGATTCCTTAGCTCATGCTTTTGGAAGTCAAGAACATTATGGACGTGTTAGGGGTTTAGGTTTGGGACCTTGCCCATCTAAAGTGTTTGGCTTCAATGCTCATTCGTGCAATGGGACATCTTCAAGCTTTCCTTCTTATACACAATTACAAAACCAG GTGTCTAATCAAGGGAGTGTtcctaatgaagaaacaaatgatTCAGATCAAGATCAAGATCAAGATTGA